One window of the Choristoneura fumiferana chromosome 18, NRCan_CFum_1, whole genome shotgun sequence genome contains the following:
- the LOC141437736 gene encoding elongation factor 1-alpha: MGKEKIHINIVVIGHVDSGKSTTTGHLIYKCGGIDKRTIEKFEKEAQEMGKGSFKYAWVLDKLKAERERGITIDIALWKFETAKYYVTIIDAPGHRDFIKNMITGTSQADCAVLIVAAGTGEFEAGISKNGQTREHALLAFTLGVKQLIVGVNKMDSTEPPYNEGRFEEIKKEVSSYIKKIGYNPAAVAFVPISGWHGDNMLEPSTKMPWFKGWNVERKEGKAEGKCLIEALDAILPPARPTDKALRLPLQDVYKIGGIGTVPVGRVETGILKPGTIVVFAPANITTEVKSVEMHHEALQEAVPGDNVGFNVKNVSVKELRRGYVAGDSKNNPPKGAADFTAQVIVLNHPGQISNGYTPVLDCHTAHIACKFAEIKEKVDRRTGKSTEDNPKSIKSGDAAIVNLVPSKPLCVESFQEFPPLGRFAVRDMRQTVAVGVIKAVNFKEAGGGKVTKAAEKATKGKK, translated from the coding sequence ATGGGTAAGGAAAAGATTCACATTAACATTGTCGTGATCGGACACGTCGACTCCGGCAAGTCCACCACCACCGGCCACTTGATCTACAAATGCGGTGGTATCGACAAACGTACCATCGAGAAGTTCGAGAAGGAGGCCCAGGAAATGGGTAAGGGCTCCTTCAAGTACGCCTGGGTGTTGGACAAACTGAAGGCTGAGCGCGAGCGTGGTATCACCATCGATATCGCGCTGTGGAAGTTCGAGACTGCCAAGTACTACGTGACCATCATCGATGCTCCCGGACACAGGGATTTCATTAAAAACATGATCACTGGTACGTCGCAGGCCGACTGCGCCGTGCTGATCGTCGCCGCCGGTACTGGTGAGTTCGAGGCTGGTATCTCGAAGAACGGCCAGACCCGCGAGCACGCGCTGCTCGCCTTCACGCTCGGAGTCAAGCAGCTCATCGTGGGCGTCAACAAGATGGACTCCACCGAGCCCCCCTACAATGAGGGCCGTTTCGAGGAAATCAAGAAGGAAGTTTCCTCTTACATCAAGAAGATCGGTTACAACCCAGCTGCCGTCGCTTTCGTTCCCATTTCTGGCTGGCACGGAGACAACATGCTGGAGCCTTCCACCAAAATGCCTTGGTTCAAGGGATGGAACGTTGAGCGCAAAGAGGGCAAGGCTGAAGGCAAGTGCCTCATCGAGGCTCTTGATGCCATCCTTCCCCCTGCCCGCCCCACAGACAAGGCCCTGCGTCTTCCCCTGCAAGACGTCTACAAAATCGGCGGTATTGGTACGGTGCCCGTAGGCCGTGTCGAAACTGGTATTCTCAAGCCTGGTACTATTGTTGTATTCGCACCCGCTAACATCACTACTGAAGTCAAGTCCGTGGAGATGCATCACGAAGCCCTGCAGGAGGCCGTACCCGGCGACAACGTCGGTTTCAACGTCAAGAACGTGTCCGTTAAGGAGCTGCGTCGTGGCTACGTGGCTGGCGACTCCAAGAACAACCCGCCCAAGGGTGCCGCCGACTTCACCGCACAAGTCATCGTGCTCAACCACCCTGGACAGATTTCAAACGGTTACACGCCTGTACTCGATTGCCACACAGCTCACATTGCCTGCAAGTTCGCAGAAATCAAAGAGAAGGTTGACCGTCGTACTGGCAAATCCACTGAAGATAACCCCAAATCCATCAAGTCCGGAGACGCCGCCATCGTCAACCTGGTCCCCTCCAAGCCTCTGTGCGTGGAGTCCTTCCAGGAGTTCCCCCCTCTCGGTCGTTTCGCCGTGCGTGACATGAGGCAGACGGTCGCCGTGGGCGTCATTAAGGCTGTCAACTTCAAGGAAGCCGGCGGCGGCAAGGTCACCAAAGCTGCCGAGAAGGCCACCAAGGGCAAGAAGTAG